The genomic interval GCCCGCGTGGTGGGGCGCGACCCCAACACCGACATCGCGGTGCTGAAGGTGAACGGCAGCGGCCTGCCCACCGTGCGCCTGGGCGACAGCGACCAGCTGGACACCGGCGACTGGGTGCTGGCGCTGGGCTACCCGCTGGAGCTGGGGCAGACGACGACGGCGGGGATCGTGAGCGCCAAGGGGCGCAGCATCGGCATCATGCAGAGGAGCGACGCGGCCTCGTCGCCGCTGGAGCACTACATCCAGACCGACGCGGCCATCAACCCCGGCAACTCGGGCGGCCCGCTGGTTGACCTGCAGGGCCGCGTGATCGGCGTGAACAGCGCCATCGCCAGCCCCACCGGCTACTACTCGGGATACGGCTTCGCGGTGCCCATCAACCTGGCCAGGCGCGTGGCCGACGACCTGATCCGCTACGGCGTGGTGCACCGCCCCATGATGGGGGTGGAGATCCGCGACGTGACCAACGCCGACGCCGAGGTGTTCGGCCTCCCCTCGCCGGACGGCGCGGTGGTCGCGAGCGAGACCAAGGGCGCGGCGCGCGAGGCCGGGCTGCAGATGGGCGACGTGATCGTGGCGCTGGACGGGCAGCCGGTGCGCAGCCGCGGCGACCTGATGGAGGCGGTGATGCGCAAGGAGCCGGGCGACCCCATCCGCGTCGACTACGTGCGCTACGGCAGCCGCCGCTCGGCCACGCTGCGGCTGACGCAGATGGACGTGCGCCCCGCCGCCATCCAGTCCGACGCCGGGGAGGTGGCGGACGGCGACGACGCGGCCGACCGCGTGGGCTTCGCGGTCACGCAGATCACCCCGCAGATCGCGCAGCAGCTGGGCGCGCCCGGCGCGCAGGGCGTGGTGGTCTCCGGCGTGGACCCCATGGGGCCGGCGGCGGGGCAGCTGGGCCGCGGCGTCATCATCGAGCGCTTC from Longimicrobium sp. carries:
- a CDS encoding trypsin-like peptidase domain-containing protein; amino-acid sequence: MHSKLRKLAVPGVLAAGLGAGLTLADVMKDPIADAGAQQAQPAVYTGAATAPGSPAALSTAFRAASHAAMNAVVQVRTETAARTVAQQVPPELRGTPFEGMFGGQMRVAPQATSGSGFIISPEGYIVTNNHVVDGVTRVKVVLNDKRELDARVVGRDPNTDIAVLKVNGSGLPTVRLGDSDQLDTGDWVLALGYPLELGQTTTAGIVSAKGRSIGIMQRSDAASSPLEHYIQTDAAINPGNSGGPLVDLQGRVIGVNSAIASPTGYYSGYGFAVPINLARRVADDLIRYGVVHRPMMGVEIRDVTNADAEVFGLPSPDGAVVASETKGAAREAGLQMGDVIVALDGQPVRSRGDLMEAVMRKEPGDPIRVDYVRYGSRRSATLRLTQMDVRPAAIQSDAGEVADGDDAADRVGFAVTQITPQIAQQLGAPGAQGVVVSGVDPMGPAAGQLGRGVIIERFNGRAIGTVAELRQAVAALKPGQVVSITARFNDGSHTIVNFRARS